The Sebastes umbrosus isolate fSebUmb1 chromosome 1, fSebUmb1.pri, whole genome shotgun sequence genome includes the window ATGCAAGGAAATAAAATACCTTGGCCATTTTCTCACTGATGATTGGAATGATGACAAAGATACTGTATCTATCAACAGTGCTGTAAACTACATGCTCAGGCAAATAAATGTTGCTTCGTAAGTTCAGTATgtgttctgtaaatgtaaaatgttcattatttaGAGCTTTCTGCATGCCTTTGTACACAGCTCATCTTTGGTTTAGCTACAAGAAAAGTAGTATACGAAGGCTCATATAGTGGCTTACAATGATGCAATGAGGTTTTTGCCTCGGGTTCCCAGATGGCAGTAGTGCCAGTCAATTGTTTGTGTCCTCTGGTATTCCTACATGTGAGGCACTTTTAAGACatgtacatatacatgtataattagggcccgagcaccgacaacgtcgggccagcgaagaccctattgaaactgtaaggtttcttctttttctcctcccaaATTAATCGCCTTCTTGAGGCTTTAACATGCTCAAAAatgttgttaaacttggcaaaCTTAGCAGACGCGGTGaaaaaatttatattttaagggtTTCGGGCTTTGCTATTGCAAAATGGCTCACTAGCGCCCCTtggaaagttggaaaaattgagcccctcacTCCgatttcacctacatgtatgaaatttggcacacAGATTAAACATGTggagacacacaaaaaagcctcttggaggaatgcccaaaactcaacaggaaatcagacatttttaatttaatgtgcgatttttgcccatttttagcattttataggcccggtaatttaacaaactcctcttacagatttattcagattgacttggtcaggaccatcttcagcccttgaggatgaaaagttattcaaatggtgagttttcactgaacgacctgaTGGTGGAGTGGCGGCcaattttgagccattcgccatgaaacaggaagttgttgtaactcaactgtacattgTCCGATCTGCCCAAATTTGTCAggcatgataagggtccagtcctgaggacatttacatgttaatatatattcatagccccgccccaagatgTTAGCCACaacccctttcataactcgtgaaccgtttgtcgtagagtcttttGTCAGGCGTCATTGCGCTCATCAGAGTTCCGGGTTCATTGTGCCTGGCAGCGACAGTCGGCATCCCACCAGTACCCCCGACGCGTGAGGCCCCGTCCATTGCTACTCACAGCTTTAACTTTATTTGTTGCTTGAATGAGTCAGAGAACAGCATCACAGAGGCTTTAACCAGCCCGAGCAAGAGCAGCACTCGGTACTCATCCAGGCTCAGAAAATACTGGCGAGATAGCCTACATATTAATTGAATGATGAATTGCTGTGGTCTTatcttgtatgtttttgtttctcttttcttttattgctatggaccctcctgtgtgtctgaaataaagtttgaattgaaactcatgtttacaatgtttactgaggtaataaatcaagagagaagtaggctcatttttctcatagacttctatacaaccagaggagtcaccccctgctggctgatagacagaatgcaggtttaaggttcTCACATATAGAATATTGATAAGTTACTGCTTCATGGAGGCATTTATTAAATGCACGTTTCCAGTAAATATGGCTTCTTGTGCTGTACTTTCAGGTAGAAAATGccacagagctgctggctgtgctacagatcagaaaaaaaacatttattcgtttttatttttgcctattttacaattaattgattaatcaagaaaatcacTGTCAGATTAACTGTTAATgacaataattgttagttgcagccctacttatgTTTGTTTCATCACACATTTGTTAATCACGCTTCATACTTTACTGAGGATTCTGTCTTTGCCCTCATATCAACACAGCACGTTGAtcaacaattattattaataattcacTATCAGGATGAAGGCTTTTCCTCCAGGACTCCACTCACTAACACCAACCAGCTGCTGTTTCATCCTCTAACTACAGTTTTCACTCCTTTATCTTCCTCCAGGCTTTTTATGAAGACCCTCGCTACATCCTCTTCATCCACATGGTGATCAATGACGGCATCCAGCTGACCGTCACCATCACGCTGTTCGTCCTCAGCTACATCTTCTACAAGATTAACGTCTCTTTCTGCTGCTTCTTCATCCTGGTGGCGGTCTTCACCACCAGAAACACACCGGTCAACCTAGCCAGCATGGCCATAGAGCGCTACATTGCTATTTGCGAGCCTCTGCGCCACTCCCAGATCTGCACGGTGAGGAGGACTTACATCGTCATCGGGTTGATTTGGTTTATAAGTGTGGCTCCGGATATCACAGATTTGTTTGTGACGCTAGCAACGGAGTCCCTGAGCTTCTTTCACGAGTCGGTGTTCTGCTTGAGGCAGAATGTGTTCAAAGACCCGATCCTGGCCTACAAAAGACAAGTCTTTGACATCATCTACTTCTCCTGTGTGTTCCTGACTCTGGTCTTCACCTACTTGAGGATCCTGTTTGCAGCCCGGGCCCTCTCCACGGAGAAGATGTCGGCCCAGAGAGCCAGGAACACCATCCTGATCCACGGGGCCCAGCTGGCCATGTGCATGCTCTCCTACATATCCCCCAGCGTGGAGATCATTCTGCGGCTCATCTTCCCCGGCCGGATCCTAGAAATCAGATTCGCAAACTACCTGATCGTCTACATCCTGCCCCGCTTCCTGAGCCAAATAATCTACGGCGTCAGAGACAAAAAGTTCAGGAAGTACCTCAAGTTGTACCTTCTGGGCTGCAGGTGCAGGGTCAAACTGCAGAGAGTGGCCCCCCCGGCCAAAGAGGACATGTAATAGATTACATAGTGAGAGGGTTTGGGTGAAAATATTCACTCTttgatttgtaatttttgtagATTACTGTAAAGAAAATATAATCATTGAATTTATAGAGTCACAATAAaggggatgaaaatacaacggTCCTGTCAACCTACACAAAGAGAATCATCCCATTTCATCTTGATGAGTCCGTAAACTTTCAGACCAACTGAAGTGACTGGAACAAAATGTGAAACTTTTTAAGCTGCCGTCTTGGCCTGGACTCCTTTGAATCCCAAGATTAATATcctggtaaaataaataaacaaataattctTGACAACATGAATGTTTTGTGACAGCATTAACATCGGGATAGATAGAGCCGAcacactctccatctctgtgaTTATAACTGAGGCCATATTTGGGAATAGATAAATATCTTATTTctgtaccgtgacatccctagctatcgccatgttggtttttggttatctccatgttggtttttctGGCGACACCATCCCTAGCTATCGCtatgtttttggccgtcaccatcttggtatttggccgtcgccatgttggtatTTGGCCATAAttagttataattaactttgatgaagtgaaaacacactgtgaaagggttaaagttgtaagactaaaacacggacaactcccagaccggacaacgccgtggtagcgacctgtcaatcacaaggtagccacgccctaaagcatctatggtctatttgactctaaatgggaccatcatttactaaatgaacatcatgctgtattgaagaagacttgaaactagcgattgagaccataaactcatgctAAAGGTTAACTTTTATgcaataaaatgatttaagtaATTATCAATATACAATTTCCTTGTCTACAAATCATAAGGAAAAGACAGCTGGAGACAAAGTGATCCTCTGCTTTAACATACAGACCCCTCCGCTTCATCATTGGATGAAAATGTACTGTTCACATAGGCCCAGCACACGGCACTGTTGGATACAAGAACTGAAAACTCTTCCAGATGTTCGTTCTAGGTATGCTCCCTCTCAGTCAATGAGTCAACTAATCAGTCATTTTTGGTCTTAGTCACTGaaatttctttagtcgattagttgttttttatgcttttttcatgctgaataacttatttctaagaaacttatgagcacatctgtggtgtgattctttgtggagaaactcagctTTAACAAATTAACTAGTCGACAAAATCACAAGAGTGTTAGTTGACTCTCTTTGGTCGACGGACAATTCTTTCATAGCTGAAACTCAATTTCTACAAATCAATATTTTCTAAATATTAATACTGaaattaaagataaataaaatgatgagAGCACCAAAAAATTGATGGCATGTTGGCCTGAACTCAAATAATACTGATGTTAATTATGTTAATTATGTTAATCAACGGGTCACTCTACAGATTAACTACCTTAGGGATCAATGCTCGTTACAGGCATCcacaacataacacacacacacacagcacgcacgcacgcacgcacgcacgcacgcgcacacacacacacacacacacaaacacacacacacacacacagaagcatcAATACAAATCCTTATATAAGAGACGACCGGCTGCTGGAGGAGTCAGTGACTCAACAGGTGAGAGAGGCTCAGTCATCAATCggtttattataatattaatcattattatttacatcTGTTGTTTCAAAGTTTATGATACGGCTGATAATAAAAAGGTGTTTCTTCcttctttaaatgattttttaaatgtagaatATGTTAATCTGAATGCCTCAACAGTTAAACTGGatcattattttaatgtcatatGATATTGTGGTTTAGTGCGTTTTTAATTTCCATTACAGACGACAGAGTGAATATTCACGAGCTGCTGAATGAAGTAGGTCTGTATAAGGTTTGTTGTGTATTATAGTATTTCTAATAGTACACATATTAATGAGTCATCACATTAATTTTAACCTGACTTAGATGTTCTATATTCttataataatgaattaaactaAATTATGTTACTGctactttttcaaaataaaagcctcaaaGCTGGAACCAAATGTGGAAAATCAGCATCCAGATtatctctgtgttttatttgtgtacatTATCAGAGAGGATCAACTAAAATGTTTATAACTTCTTTATATTTCCCCTCTGAATGTTGCTTTCTTTCTGTGACCGTCCTGCAGATTTCAGAGTTTCCTTTTAAAACCCAGTGAGCCATGAAGTCCTGACAGAGTGAATGGGATACCTGTGGCTGTAGGTGTGTACAGATTAGGATGTATTTATATCTATTATTACAAAGTACGGCAATATAGCTGccagggctgggcaatatatcaataatatatcaatatcgtgatatgagactagataccgtcttagattttggatatggTAATATGGCATACATGTtatcttttcctgg containing:
- the LOC119504398 gene encoding odorant receptor 131-2-like — encoded protein: MVINDGIQLTVTITLFVLSYIFYKINVSFCCFFILVAVFTTRNTPVNLASMAIERYIAICEPLRHSQICTVRRTYIVIGLIWFISVAPDITDLFVTLATESLSFFHESVFCLRQNVFKDPILAYKRQVFDIIYFSCVFLTLVFTYLRILFAARALSTEKMSAQRARNTILIHGAQLAMCMLSYISPSVEIILRLIFPGRILEIRFANYLIVYILPRFLSQIIYGVRDKKFRKYLKLYLLGCRCRVKLQRVAPPAKEDM